Proteins encoded together in one Astatotilapia calliptera chromosome 7, fAstCal1.2, whole genome shotgun sequence window:
- the slc23a4 gene encoding xan_ur_permease domain-containing protein, translating to MAPEKESNGLDNYTFALEGRFCDLPDNEKEPASSTDECSNKLAYCVTDVPPWYLCIILGIQHCLTAFGGIIAIPLILSQGLCLQHDGLTQSHLISTIFLVSGVCTLLQVVFGIRLPILQGGTFTLLAPSMALLSMPEWTCPAWTQNASLVNTSSTHFIEVWQSRMRALQGSIIVGSVFQVLVGFSGLIGLFMRFIGPLTIAPTISLIGLSLFDSAGSSAGNHWGISAMTTALIILFSQYLRHIPVPFPAYNKDKRLHTSPVYVFQILPVLLGITLSWTICYILTVYNVLPAEPDKYGYLARTDLKGDVMSQAPWLVFPYPGQWGRPTVSLAGVIGILAGVISSMIESVGDYHACARLSGAPPPPKHAINRGIGIEGIGCLLAGAWGTGNGTTSYSENVGALGITKVGSRMVIVASGVLMVVMGIFGKVGAIFTTIPSPVIGGMFMVMFGVISAAGVSNLQYADMNSSRNIFIFGFSMFTGLVIPNWILKNSKAISTGVVELDQVLQVLLTTSMFVGGFFGFILDNTVPGSKHERGILAWNKAHEDDSSNTLESGKVYSLPFGINSHLCSSSWFRYIPFCPPTMPNSSDGCGAVANSVEPKQPLGQQEPAQVITGAGL from the exons ATGGCTCCAGAAAAGGAAAGTAATGGACTTGACAACTATACCTTTGCG CTGGAAGGACGTTTCTGTGATCTGCCCGACAACGAAAAAGAACCAGCCTCCTCTACGGACGAGTGCAGTAACAAACTAGCATACTGTGTAACAGATGTTCCTCCCTGGTACCTGTGCATCATTTTAGGAATCCAG CACTGTTTGACTGCATTTGGAGGTATCATTGCCATCCCCCTGATTCTGTCCCAGGGACTGTGTCTGCAGCATGATGGCCTCACACAGAGCCATCTCATCAGTACAATCTTCTTGGTTTCTGGGGTCTGCACTCTGTTGCAAGTAGTCTTTGGCATTAG GCTGCCGATTCTCCAAGGTGGCACATTCACATTACTGGCTCCTTCCATGGCACTGCTCTCCATGCCAGAGTGGACGTGTCCTGCATGGACTCAAAATGCCAGCCTAGTCAACACCTCGTCCACACACTTCATAGAAGTGTGGCAAAGTCGAATGAGAGCA cTTCAGGGATCCATTATTGTGGGATCAGTCTTCCAAGTGCTGGTTGGTTTTTCAGGCCTCATTGGCCTCTTCATGCGCTTCATTGGGCCTCTCACCATCGCTCCTACTATTTCTCTCATTGGACTGTCCCTCTTTGACTCAGCGGGTAGCAGTGCTGGGAACCACTGGGGCATCTCTGCAAT GACCACGGCACTCATCATCCTGTTCTCGCAGTACCTCCGTCACATACCAGTGCCCTTTCCAGCATATAACAAGGATAAAAGACTGCACACCTCTCCAGTCTACGTCTTTCAGATTCTTCCT GTTTTGCTTGGAATCACGTTATCTTGGACCATTTGTTACATTTTGACTGTCTACAATGTACTTCCTGCTGAACCAGACAAGTATGGTTACCTTGCACGCACCGATCTAAAGGGAGATGTCATGAGTCAGGCTCCCTGGCTGGTTTTCCCGTACCCAG GACAATGGGGGAGACCTACTGTCAGCCTGGCAGGGGTGATTGGCATCTTGGCTGGTGTAATTTCCTCTATGATAGAGTCTGTTGGGGACTACCACGCCTGTGCTAGGTTATCTGGAGCTCCACCACCCCCAAAACATGCCATCAACAGGGGTATCGGTATTGAGGGGATAGGCTGCCTGTTGGCAGGTGCCTGGGGTACTGGAAATGGTACCACCTCATACAGCGAAAACGTCGGAGCCCTTGGTATCACAAAG GTGGGCAGTCGGATGGTGATTGTGGCCAGTGGAGTGTTGATGGTTGTCATGGGTATATTTGGTAAAGTGGGCGCTATATTCACCACTATCCCGTCACCTGTCATAGGAGGAATGTTCATGGTTATGTTTGGTGTCATCTCTGCAGCCGGAGTTTCAAATCTGCAG TACGCAGACATGAACTCGTCTCGAAACATCTTCATTTTCGGCTTCTCCATGTTCACTGGTCTGGTTATTCCAAATTGGATATTGAAGAATTCCAAAGCTATTTCTACAG GTGTGGTAGAACTTGATCAGGTCCTACAGGTACTTCTGACAACCAGCATGTTTGTCGGTGGCTTCTTTGGTTTCATACTGGACAACACCGTTCCAG GATCGAAGCATGAACGAGGTATCCTTGCCTGGAACAAGGCTCATGAGGATGACTCCAGCAACACACTGGAGAGCGGAAAAGTCTACAGCCTTCCCTTTGGCATCAACTCTCATCTGTGTTCTTCCTCCTGGTTCCGGTACATCCCCTTTTGTCCTCCTACCATGCCCAACTCCTCAGATGGATGCGGGGCAGTTGCTAATTCCGTGGAACCTAAACAGCCATTGGGACAACAAGAGCCTGCACAAGTTATTACTGGAGCTGGCCTGTGA